ATCGAGTACCTCCGAGATGCTCATCCCGGCAACGGGGTGACCGCCGGTGAGCCGCTCCCAGCCAATGAGTGCAAGGCCGTAGGCCACCGCGCCTTCGTCTCCTCCCCAGGAGCGCAAGAGCCGCTTCGGTGCGACGAGGCGATCAAGGCTGTGTTGACAGGCAAGGTGAACGACACTCCAACTCCCGCGACCGAGCTCCCCGACGACCGTGAAGTCGCCTGAACCCCACCGGCTGGAGGGCGCGCTGTCCACGGGGCGGCAGGAGGACCCGATGCCCAGGTGCGCCACCCGCCGCCGCGCTCGCACTGTCGGCGAGCCTCACGTGCTGTCGGCGCGACCGGTGGCCTCCCGCTGGGGGCTTGTTGCGGTAGCAAGGATCGGAGCGGTGCGTGGCGGACACGGCCGCCGTTGGCGTCTCGCGCTCGCCGGCTGGGAGTCTCGATTGTGGCGAAGGACCCTGTTTGCGCGCCGGGAAGCGGCATACCGTGTGCTCGAGAGCTGGTGATGCCGGCCGCACGAGGAGGCGCATGCCATGCGAGCTGCCGTCGGGGACAAGATCGTGGTACGAGGTCACCGAGTCGGAGAGCACGACCGCGACGCCATCATTCTCGCCGTCGAAGGGCCCGACGGGAGTCCACCGTATCGGGTGCGGTGGGACGACGACGGGCATGAAGGGATCTTCTTTCCGGGGGCTGATGCCGTCGTCGAGCACTATCCGGTTGCGTGATCCCGCGGGGTCGCCGGCCCGATCAAGGAGGCCGACCATGTCGGTGGCCGCATACATACTCATCCAGACCGAGGTCGGCAAGACGCACGTCGCCCAACAAGCCGCTGCGATCGAGGGCGTCACCTCGGCCGAGAACGTGACGGGCCCGTACGACGTGATCGTTCGTGCCACGGCCGATTCGATGGACGACCTCGGTCGCCTCGTCGTCAGCCACATCCAGATCATCGAGGGCATCACGCGCACCGTCACCTGTCCCGTGGTGAATCTCTGACCCTTCCTGGAGACCGCCTCCGATCAGGCCCTTGCGGCCGCTGATGGTGAGCCCGCTCGGCGCACTGTGGAGCCGGCCTCACCGCCGCTCGGCCAGCGGACGGGCGCCCGATCGGTGGATCAGGTCGATGTCACCGCCGAGGTAGGAGGACACGACCCGTGGGTCGGACAGGACCTCGGACGGTCTGCCCCGCACGACAACCGTTCCGAGGTCCAGGGCGATGACGTCGTCCGACACCGCACTGATGAGCGGCATGTCGTGCTCGATG
The window above is part of the Acidimicrobiales bacterium genome. Proteins encoded here:
- a CDS encoding Lrp/AsnC ligand binding domain-containing protein, which translates into the protein MSVAAYILIQTEVGKTHVAQQAAAIEGVTSAENVTGPYDVIVRATADSMDDLGRLVVSHIQIIEGITRTVTCPVVNL